In a genomic window of Lycium ferocissimum isolate CSIRO_LF1 chromosome 9, AGI_CSIRO_Lferr_CH_V1, whole genome shotgun sequence:
- the LOC132029441 gene encoding F-box protein PP2-B3-like, whose product MNYFERLLEGCIFEIISHTTPADAVRSTILSRGFRFPAESDEIWGRFLPADYQEIIDKSEFPPVCNTKKELFFSLCNSPILLDGGKLSFLLDKHTGKKCFMIAPRELTISLGDNSYFWQWKRRPDSRFVNYESDTETEKQANTVKLSSGNIPKMRGDGWMEVELGYFDSKKGDDGPVEARLLEIKRLHYKGGLIVEGIQFCPKIIEYTSSEVDMAYLEF is encoded by the exons ATGAATTATTTCGAAAGATTGCTAGAAGGATGCATATTTGAAATCATTTCACACACAACTCCAGCAGATGCAGTACGATCAACAATTTTATCAAGAGGATTCAGATTTCCTGCAGAATCAGATGAAATTTGGGGAAGATTTTTGCCCGCTGATTATCAAGAAATAATTGATAAATCAGAGTTTCCTCCTGTTTGCAACACGAAAAAGGAGCTATTTTTTAGTCTGTGTAATTCTCCCATTCTCCTTGATGGAGGCAAACTG AGTTTTTTACTTGATAAGCATACTGGGAAGAAGTGTTTTATGATAGCACCAAGAGAGCTTACAATTTCGTTGGGCGATAACTCATACTTTTGGCAATGGAAGAGACGCCCCGATTCCAG GTTTGTTAATTATGAGAGTGACACTGAGACTGAAAAACAAGCAAATACTGTGAAACTCTCAAGTGGGAATATTCCAAAAATGAGAGGAGATGGATGGATGGAAGTAGAATTGGGATATTTTGATAGCAAGAAAGGTGATGATGGACCTGTTGAAGCAAGACTGCTTGAGATTAAACGTCTTCATTATAAAGGTGGACTCATTGTTGAAGGGATTCAGTTTTGTCCCAAAATAATCGAATACACATCGTCAGAGGTGGATATGGCGTATCTGGAATTTTAA